Proteins encoded by one window of Verrucomicrobiia bacterium:
- the argF gene encoding ornithine carbamoyltransferase, whose protein sequence is MRHLLTLEGLALEDINWILAQSADFKRLRGSHARPLTGQTWAMLFAKSSTRTRVSFEVGIHELGGRPLFLNAMDIQLGRGEPVKDTARVLGRMVHGAVIRTYAQRDVEEFARYAQIPTINALTDEEHPCQVLTDVFTFQEKRGPIQGRVVTFIGDGASNMANSWIFAAAKLGFELRIAAPKAFQPAPAILQRAGGRVVVTENVAEAAAGSDLLYTDVWVSMGKEAEAAERIKLLTGYQINAAVVRAANPGALVMHCLPAYRGKEIDEDTFEAHAGTIFDEAENRLHVQKAILAWLVAK, encoded by the coding sequence ATGCGACATTTGCTGACTTTAGAGGGACTGGCGCTGGAGGACATAAACTGGATCCTGGCGCAGTCCGCCGATTTCAAACGCCTGCGGGGCAGCCATGCGCGTCCGTTGACCGGACAAACATGGGCCATGCTGTTTGCCAAGTCCTCCACGCGCACCCGCGTCTCTTTCGAAGTGGGCATTCATGAGTTGGGCGGCCGCCCCCTCTTTCTCAACGCCATGGATATTCAACTGGGCCGTGGCGAACCCGTCAAAGATACCGCCCGCGTCTTGGGCCGCATGGTCCACGGCGCGGTCATCCGCACCTACGCGCAGCGCGATGTTGAGGAATTTGCCCGTTACGCGCAGATTCCCACCATCAACGCCTTGACCGATGAAGAGCATCCCTGCCAGGTGCTCACTGATGTCTTCACCTTTCAGGAGAAACGGGGCCCCATTCAAGGACGGGTGGTCACTTTCATCGGCGATGGCGCCTCCAACATGGCCAATTCCTGGATTTTTGCCGCCGCCAAACTGGGCTTTGAGCTGCGCATCGCCGCTCCCAAAGCCTTTCAGCCCGCGCCGGCCATCCTCCAGCGCGCCGGTGGCCGGGTGGTGGTAACCGAGAACGTGGCCGAGGCTGCCGCTGGCAGTGATCTGCTCTACACCGATGTCTGGGTCTCCATGGGCAAGGAAGCTGAGGCCGCCGAACGCATCAAGCTGCTCACCGGCTACCAGATCAATGCCGCCGTGGTGCGCGCGGCCAATCCCGGCGCCCTGGTCATGCACTGCCTGCCGGCTTATCGCGGCAAGGAAATTGACGAAGACACCTTTGAAGCCCACGCCGGCACCATCTTTGACGAGGCCGAAAACCGCCTCCACGTCCAGAAAGCCATTCTAGCCTGGTTGGTGGCCAAATAA